The Lactuca sativa cultivar Salinas chromosome 2, Lsat_Salinas_v11, whole genome shotgun sequence genome includes a window with the following:
- the LOC111888378 gene encoding uncharacterized protein LOC111888378 yields the protein MEKNICNNVTYATTASLIWSGLLERFGKESSPRAYELKQRIAATRQDGASISTNFTSLRSLWDENVFIQPLPCCACDNCSCDLGKRMDDFQEKERLYQFLYGV from the coding sequence ATGGAGAAGAACATCTGTAACAATGTAACGTATGCCACTACTGCTTCACTGATTTGGTCAGGTCTTCTTGAACGATTTGGCAAAGAAAGTTCACCTAGAGCTTATGAATTAAAACAAAGAATTGCAGCAACACGACAAGATGGAGCCTCTATTTCCACAAATTTCACTAGCCTTCGATCTCTTTGGGATGAGAATGTGTTTATCCAACCACTACCGTGTTGCGCTTGTGATAATTGCTCCTGTGATCTTGGGAAGAGGATGGACGATTTTCAAGAAAAGGAACGCTTGTACCAGTTCCTTTATGGGGTTTGA